A region of Vicia villosa cultivar HV-30 ecotype Madison, WI unplaced genomic scaffold, Vvil1.0 ctg.000958F_1_1, whole genome shotgun sequence DNA encodes the following proteins:
- the LOC131632546 gene encoding aldehyde dehydrogenase family 7 member A1, which produces MGSDSNNLGFFKEIGLGATNIGSFINGQWKANGPTVHSVNPSNNQVIGSVTEATLDDYEEGLRASTEAAKTWRNIPAPKRGEIVRQIGEALRAKLDPLGRLVALEMGKILAEGIGEVQEIIDMCDYSVGLSRQLNGSIIPSERPEHMMFEVWNPLGIVGVITAFNFPCAVLGWNACIALVGGNTVVWKGAPTTPLITVAVTKLIAEVLERNNLPGAIFTGLCGGADIGEAISKDTRIPLVSFTGSSKVGALVQQTVSQRFGKPLLELSGNNAIIVMDDADITLAVRSIFFAAVGTAGQRCTTCRRLYLHESVYANVLEQLTGLYKQVKIGNPLEEGTLVGPLHTRSSVENFRNGISAIKSQARKIVTGGSVLESEGNFVEPTIVEISADAAVVKEELFAPVLYVMKFKDLEEAIALNNSVPQGLSSSIFTQKPATIFKWIGPSGSDCGIVNVNIPTNGAEIGGAFGGEKATGGGREAGSDSWKQYMRRSTCTINYGSELPLAQGINFG; this is translated from the exons ATGGGTTCTGATAGCAACAATTTGGGATTCTTCAAGGAGATCGGTTTGGGTGCCACGAACATCGGCTCTTTCATCAATGGTCAGTGGAAAGCCAACGGTCCAACTGTTCACTCCGTCAATCCTTCCAACAATCAG GTTATTGGTTCGGTGACTGAAGCGACTTTGGATGATTATGAAGAGGGGTTGAGAGCTAGCACTGAAGCAGCTAAGACATGGAGGAAT ATTCCGGCACCGAAAAGAGGTGAGATTGTAAGACAGATTGGGGAAGCATTGAGGGCTAAGTTGGATCCACTTGGTAGGTTGGTGGCTCTTGAGATGGGCAAAATTCTTGCTGAAGGAATTGGTGAGGTTCAG GAAATTATTGATATGTGTGATTATTCCGTTGGGCTAAGCCGACAACTGAATGGATCGATTATCCCATCAGAAC GTCCAGAGCATATGATGTTTGAG GTATGGAACCCACTAGGAATTGTTGGTGTAATCACTGCTTTCAATTTTCCATGTGCTGTACTAG GATGGAATGCTTGCATTGCACTAGTCGGTGGTAACACTGTTGTTTG GAAGGGCGCTCCAACTACTCCATTGATAACTGTTGCTGTGACAAAGCTGATTGCTGAAGTTCTTGAGAGGAACAATCTACCTGGAGCAATATTTACCGGTCTCTGTGGAGGTGCTGATATTGGGGAGGCAATATCGAAAGACACACGCATTCCTTTGGTTTCATTTACTGGAAGCTCAAAG GTGGGTGCATTGGTCCAGCAAACAGTGAGTCAAAGATTTGGCAAACCCTTGCTTGAGTTAAGTGGTAACAATGCAATAATAGTCATGGATGATGCCGATATCACACTGGCTGTACGCTCTATTTTCTTTGCAGCTGTCGGTACCGCTGGTCAGCGTTGTACAACTTGCCGTAGACTG TATCTGCATGAGAGTGTTTATGCAAACGTGCTCGAGCAACTTACTGGACtctacaaacaagtcaaaattgGGAATCCTTTGGAGGAAGGAACTCTAGTTGGGCCTCTGCATACTCGTTCTTCTGTGGAAAATTTCAGGAATGGTATTTCTGCGATAAAATCTCAGGCAA GGAAGATTGTAACAGGGGGATCTGTATTAGAGTCAGAAGGAAACTTTGTCGAGCCAACAATTGTTGAGATTTCTGCAGATGCTGCTGTAGTTAAAGAAGAATTGTTTGCTCCAGTTCTCTATGTTATGAAATTTAAG GATCTTGAAGAAGCAATTGCCTTGAACAATTCTGTACCTCAAGGATTGAGTAGTTCTATCTTCACACAAAAGCCTGCTACTATATTCAAATGGATAGG GCCAAGTGGGAGTGATTGTGGTATTGTAAATGTGAACATACCAACAAATGGAGCTGAGATCGGAGGTGCCTTTGGTGGAGAAAAGGCAACTGGTGGTGGTCGTGAAGCTGGAAGTGACTCGTGGAAGCAATACATGCGCCGTTCTACATG TACCATCAATTATGGAAGTGAATTGCCATTAGCTCAGGGAATTAACTTCGGCTAA